In the Candidatus Chlamydia sanziniae genome, TCTCTTCCCAACACAGTCAACCGATAAAGCGTGCTATGGTTTCCGTTATGCAAGGACTCTTCTCTAAGTGTCCCTATCGCTACGCCGATGACCTTACACCTCAAGAGCCTCATCCTGATCTCGTGGATTTACTAAAAAATACTCCTGTTACTCTCTTACACAACACTACGCATGTTCTTTCAGAAAAACTCAACATTGTTGGATGCGGAGATCTATTTGCGCGGCAATTTCTCCCTGAAGTCGCATTTGCGAACTACAATCCAACCCTTCCTGGTATTCTCCTTTCCCATAATCCCGACACATCACAAATCTTAAATGAGTATCCTGGTGATTTTATCTTTTCTGGACACTCCCATGGGCCACAAATAGCGCTCCCCTGGCCTAAGTTTGGAAAGAAATTCTTTGAAAGATTGTCGGGATTAGAAAATCCCCATCTTGCGCGGGGACTCTTTACCTTGGAAGGAGGGAAATACCTCTACGTAAATAGAGGATTAGGGGGACTAAAAAGAACGCGCTTCTGTTCTTGTCCTGAAATCTGTTATGTTCGGTGTTCCCATGAGTGATAAACATTCCCTTATCCTCTTAAGCGGAGGGCAGGGACGTCGCTTCGGTTCTAGCACTCCTAAACAATACCTCCCATTTTATAACAAACCCTTAATTCTTCATTCCTTAGCCACATTTTCCACCCTATCTGAGATCGCTGAAATTATCGTTGTTTGTGCTCCTATGTACCGGGAGATTTTTGGAAACTATACCGTAACCTTTGCTGAACCTGGGGAGCGTCGTCAAGATTCTGTATTTTCTGGCCTTCACCAAGTCTCTCATCCTTGGGTACTTGTCCATGACGGCGTTCGTCCTTTTGTCTACCCTGATGAAATTACCGAGCTTATTCTTGCCGCAAAGCACAGTGGAGCGGCGACCTTAGCTTCCCCTCTACCCTATACAATTAAACAACGCTCTCCTGTACGGACTTTAGACCGGGATGCTCTAGCAATCATTCATACTCCTCAATGCATAAAAACAGAGATTCTCAGCGAAGGACTTTTATTAGCAATGAAGAAAAATCTCACCCTTCCAGATGATACTGGAGCAGCGGAGCTCCTTGGCTATACACCCCAACTTGTTTTTAATAAGCATCCTCAATTGAAAATCTCCTATCCCGAGGACTTAACCATAGCTCACGCCCTCTTATGACGAAAGCTGCTTTACTTCTTGCTTATCAAGGAACTGAATATGTAGGTTGGCAGTTGCAACCACATCACCTCTCTCTACAAGAAGTTCTAGAACGCTCTCTTAAAAAAATTATTGGGAGACACACTCCCGTAATTGCTTCGGGAAGAACCGATTCGGGAGTGCATGCTTATGGACAGGTTGCTCATTTCTGGGTTCCTGATCAACCTCTTTTTAATCATCCTGAGCGAATAAAAAAAGCTTTTAATGCTATTCTCCCCCAAGATATTATCGTTCGCGATGTCGCAATCATTGATGACTCCTTTCATGCACGCTATCTCGCCATTGCTAAAGAATATCGCTATCTACTTTCACGTT is a window encoding:
- the lpxG gene encoding UDP-2,3-diacylglucosamine diphosphatase LpxG; this encodes MVFVSFSLAIAVPFLASSWATFIEPNRLTTTSITWKLPKKHAHLHDLRIAQISDLHFQQKTPKKFLKRISESLKHCAPDIIVFSGDFLCRARIEDRSRLEAFLNTLSAPLGIFAILGNHDYVTYVSRNNKGIIDRISSQHSQPIKRAMVSVMQGLFSKCPYRYADDLTPQEPHPDLVDLLKNTPVTLLHNTTHVLSEKLNIVGCGDLFARQFLPEVAFANYNPTLPGILLSHNPDTSQILNEYPGDFIFSGHSHGPQIALPWPKFGKKFFERLSGLENPHLARGLFTLEGGKYLYVNRGLGGLKRTRFCSCPEICYVRCSHE
- the ispD gene encoding 2-C-methyl-D-erythritol 4-phosphate cytidylyltransferase, translated to MFGVPMSDKHSLILLSGGQGRRFGSSTPKQYLPFYNKPLILHSLATFSTLSEIAEIIVVCAPMYREIFGNYTVTFAEPGERRQDSVFSGLHQVSHPWVLVHDGVRPFVYPDEITELILAAKHSGAATLASPLPYTIKQRSPVRTLDRDALAIIHTPQCIKTEILSEGLLLAMKKNLTLPDDTGAAELLGYTPQLVFNKHPQLKISYPEDLTIAHALL